The window tcaaacaaaaaataaaaaaatttattaaagtaCTTATTTtacttgtattaaaaatgaatattaaaattatttttatcttatataaatttttatttcactacattaaaaaaattgtttgataatttaaaaaaaaatatatatatatatatttatctttaactcatacataattgtaaatttaatttctattttttaataagacttaattttaatttgatttcatattattacaaattaattttataaaataaaagtaatgcattatctttaaaaacaatacaaattcttttACTTAAACAagcttcttgttttttgttttcaaaaatctatttttaaaaacatattaccAAACACactaattctttaaaaattctaaaaaaatgtttttggttctctattttaaaaacaaattttaaaaaaataccacAGGCcctaaatttgtaaaatatgaaACTTAATATCTTTACCTAAAAATACTCTTCCCAAATAAGAATAAGTGGATGATAGCATCAATCACAAAGAGAATCCTTATATCTTGTTCTATTATTCAGAATTACCCTCAACCCTCTAACAGGACTCctatttttgtcattttcttttcttgtttggaTTCACTAAGTCGTGGGCACCGAGTGAAGGAAGAGATATGGGACACCCCGTGAGGCCATGTGTGTTCAACTTTGAGCATTTTCGCCACCCTTCAGCCACGTCGATAACATGCATGCACACGCGGCATCCTTCTATGTCACCTCCTAACCCACCCGCCACGTCGTCTATTTCAAGACCCCACGCTCACACCCCTCATCTAACCCCATTCTCAACTTCAGATCCGGGAGACTACCCAGAACGCCGTCGTTTCCATGGCTTCCAGCGACAAAACACCCCAGGGCGTGCCGACCAGCGAATCACATACGCCCGGAACGCCGATGAAGGCTGGGCAGTACGTGCTGGACAAAGGAGCCCAGATGTTGCAGAGTCTGAAGCCGGTGAAGCAAATGAAGCAGCACGTTTGCACCTTCGCTCTCTATAGCCACGACATGACTCGCCAGATCGAGACTCACCACTACATCACTCGTCTCAACCAGGACTTCCTCCAGTGCGCCGTTTATGATTCCGACAACTCCGACGCTCATCTTATCGGTAAAACACCTCTCTCTTTCTGTAACTGGTTGTTCCGGTGATTTAAGGTATAGTTAAAACCTCCAACGTGGTCTTGGCAATTGGGTGTGCAGGGATTGAGTATATTGTGTCTGATCGTATTTTCGAAGCTCTGCCGCCTGAGGAACAGAAGCTGTGGCACTCCCACGCTTATGAGGTCAAGCTCAACGCCTCAAACCTTCTCTCTCGctctccctctctttcttttaagtattatataattattgagTATTATAATAGTAATATATATTAAGAGTAATGGGTGGTGCAGATCAAATCAGGGATGTGGGTGAATCCCGGGGTTCCAGAGATGATCCAGAAACCGGAACTCGAAAATATTGCCAAATCCTATGGCAAGTTTTGGTGCACATGGCAAGTCGACAGAGGTAGTACCcttctcttaattttttcttctttctgcttCACATAAAACCAAAAGCTATCGTGAATATTGATGGGTTTTCGTTTTTTGATGTGGGATGAGTCAAGGTGACAGGCTTCCACTGGGAGCACCGGCACTGATGATGTCGCCACAGGCAGTGAACTTGGGGATTGTGAGGCCGGACTTGGTACAGAAAAGGGATGACAAGTACAAGATATCCACCGATTCTCTGAAGCCATTAAGGCTGGAGATTCCGGAGCCGGAGTGGATCAATCCTAATGCCGACTACTGGAAGCAGTCTTTTGGCAAGGGTTTTGCTCTTGACATCGAGCCCACTGAGATGAAGTTAAGGGCACCGTTTCCATGAACATATATAAGTAAATGTCTGTTTGTATGTACGTAGGGTATGATATAAACATTTGCAGTACATGCATGTGTTCTGTTTGGAGTGTGATTATATGGGTGTATAATGTAATGTTTTGTACGTACGTATATCCTGAAGGTTATATACTATGATACTATAGCGGTCTATGTCGTAGAATTATCATGACACTCGATCTCCTGTCTTTCACAACTGACCACATCACAGCGACAGCATTTAAGTGATTTGGGCGTTCGTCTCTTTTGAATGGAAGAGTAGTTCTCAAGTTCAAAGGGCGTAGATTGAACTCGAGTACTTTCTTCCAAAAAGACGTTTGTCATTACAAGTTTGGGAAGAGTAACTTATATTTTTCTACAATATCAATATGAAAAATTCAGAAATTGCTTGGTTTAGACAACTAAATACAATTGATCCCATTGGCATCCTAATTTTGAGTTAGGTGGGTACAACAATatgcaaaaaattaaattctccTAACAAAGTCAATTTTCTTACTCAAAAGTCAATCACAAAAAATTAAGATCACTTGCCCAgtgaaaatttcctttttaacaagtaaattgaaattattagtTGGTGGTCGGACCAGCCCTGTGGATAAATGTACACCCTTTAACCCTAAGACGTATACAAAATCAAGGCCATAAGAGGTGGTACCTTGGCTCCATAACTAGGCTATGACCAAGGCAAAGTGGGATGGCCTAATGGGGCAGAACCTTGGTTTCATGAATGGTCTATGACTAAGACAAGGTGGGATGGATGCTAGTGAGGGGCTACATGCGTTATGGCCTACCTCGATCAAAATTCAAGGGTTGATTTTTGGCATGGTGGAATTTTTCGGATATTTgtgaactaattaaaaaatatcataccTCCCCCAGTATGGATGATGTCTCATTCAAGTGCCAAAATGACCTAAAATACTCTTTAGGTGGTGGGGTGGGTGACTCAAGGGAGGTCAAGGTCGCATGTGCGTGGTCAAACCTTGGGGTTTTTGTGTAGAGCTTTAGACACAAGCAAGGCACATGAGGCAAGCCTTGTTAACACCCACACATGGACTCCACCAACATATGATGGTGTTAGGAGTGCCAACTTGTGGCTGCAACAACATGAAATGTGACATATCCCCCTTTTGACGATGGCACAAAGGTGCAATTCCTTGTGCAATGAGGCGACTTAGCATAAAGGCGTAATGCTTTGTGCGTAGAGATGAGGGAAGCTAACTCAAGCGTGATGCCTAATGCTACTTAGCACACGGGTGCAATGCCTTGTGCATGGAGATGAGGGGTCATGGGTACAATGCCATGACTCGTTGTACCAAGAAAAGGGCTTAAGGAAGACATGGAGTTGTAACAACAATGAAATAGAGCAAACATGAGTGGGGTTGCCTCGATAGGCACATGATCCAGATGTGGGAACACATATGAGTATGGTTGACACGCTTAAGGAGCAACAAAGGGCAACAAGCCAAGGGAAGGATTGGCATCGAGGCACATCACAAGTTATGCAAGCCAAGAGAGAACTTGGTATGCACACAGGCTGAATAAAGAGCATGCAGTAAGTTGCCTAGAGATACTATAGCAAGATGATGAGGCAAGTTGCGAGGGATATAGGCCAAGAAAGGCCTTAACAAACACACATGAGCTGCATAGAGATGTACGTAGCGAGTTGCCTAGAGATGTTACAACAAGTCGATCAAATGTACAACTGATTCAAGCACATGAGTGGATTGACTTAAGACATAAGAATCGACAAACTTTAGGCAAAACATAAGAAAGACGTTTGAGCAAAACTAGGATTGCTTACTCCTAGTTAAATAGGAAGAGGTTGATGTCACACCTATAAAAACAAGGGTTGGAGTGCCTTCTGAGAAGATTAGAGGGAGATCATAGATTATATACAGAGTATATAGAGAGGAAGAGTCTTCTTAAAACATAACATGAAAGAGTATGAACTCACCAAAGAGATTGTGGGAGTCTTGTTGAGTTATgtcttatattattatttagagagaaaaaataaaatacaagttaGGGATTGAGCCCCGTAACCTTGTGTATCTTTATGGGTTTACTTAATTTCAAACTCATAGGGTTTTGGTAGGTTGTCTTAGAGGAATCTAAGCACCACATGGCCGGATGccaaaaaattgagaaaattcaTGCCTGTGGCAACAACCATGGTGATGGTTACAACACTAGAGTTGTAATTGAAGTGATGAAGTAAGTAGTGTCCTGATAAAGTTTCTCTCTAAGGTGAGATGTCCGTAGGTATTCCCATGTTAGTGTGTTATGGCGAGACATGCCATTATGTACAAATCACTTTTCAATGGCAGGATGTGCACTCATGAATTACTTTATTATCCAAGTATACCAAAATAGCATTACCTGTTTTCCTTACAAGCTCATCCTTTTCTCTACTGGCATGGTTGTTGGTAAAATCTTTCCAACGAAGCAACCATCTTAAAgcacaataaattaaaattatttctttcatATTAAACCTTTTAATCTTAAAGTATCGTTATTCCAAATCTAACAATCTAATGTTTGATACCAATTTGTTGTGAAAAaccatgataaaaaaataataatatcgaGAAGAAAattagagaatgaaaaaaaatatacaaaaagcaccaatttacgTGGAATATCCTAAAAATTACATTGATGaacaaaaacgaaaaaaaaaaaaaaaaaaactttcaatagTATACAAGGAGATTGCAATCTTATACCTCTCAAATCTCATAACCTTAATTATACCATAAAAGCTCCACTcaatcaaaatctctttttttctcAAAGATACCTATTTCTAAAAAAGATCTCATATAGGATGTTTCATTTGTAGAGTTGAATCTAttatgttaagaaaaaaaaattcctttgtgTTGAAAAAATGAATCATATGTGTTTTGAGGgtatttggaataaaaaaaaatctatttaatgcTTATCAATTTATtacataaatttgaaatttgttatttttaatatgattttatttcaaaaaaagaaaaagaaaaaggaaatttataCCTTGGTAAACTATGTACTTGGCCTAGGAGCATTTTAATTAGAGAATCTTATCTAGGATAAGATGtcatatgaattttgaaattttgattctttttaaatatagaatttctttaaaatttgaaaCACATGCTCATAAAATGATTTGGTActattttatttgtgaaaaggGAAAGTTTAgaaattaattacttttaaatttataaatatcatTTCAAGGATTAttatgtaaatttaaaataataattttataaatattacttgggatttattttcaaacatatgataaataaaataagaaaaagtggcaataaaaaataaatcttgaaaattttgaaggaaaataaaaagttggagtatagaatgaaaaagaaaataaagaaaaataaaaacaaatttattttatatagatttttaaactcattaactagttttttttagttaaatgtatgaatttttaagtaattataattatatttgagtttccttcatatttttttaggataaatcAATAATGagaaactcatttttttaaacatttttttagtattttcttggAATCAAGTATAATGTTAACATAgcattttcaaattcatttctcttttttttttttcttttctatttaaagattaaacaatttaaacatttttaactgttcaattcattttaattatatatatatatatatatatatatatatatatatatatatatatatatatatatatatttgtaaagttttatgataaatcaaaagagaaaatcatttttttcctattcttcaataaaattaggttttgacttactaatttgaaaaaatatataaaaaaaaactcaaatttaaaatacatgcactttttttttgtaagtaagatgtttattttttttaaacgaCCATTTTACTTGCCATGTTAATAATACCAATTcacaagtaaatttttttacataGATGCTTAATTATAAAGAACCAACCTcgcttttagggttttttttttttttttaacaaaataagaaattttaaaaaactaaaaatacaattaaaactaaatacttaaaaattaaatacaataacaaaaaacttttttaaaaaataaataaaatattgactctcattgtattttcttttctttttttataagtgTTCATATTTTCTACTAGAGTATTTTAAGAGCAAAGtaaaagtcaatattttatttttatatttataacttttaaattttttagttctaattttaaattttcttattctattGTTGATGtctaacaaaattttattcaattttattaaaaaaaataaagaaaatgagaggatttatacaatataaaatataaaatcattattaattaaaagattaaaaatgattttatttatcacttgaaAATCCAATAAAATCATCAttctaagaaatattttatattttttaaaataaataaagataaatttgatttataaaatttgaggatttttttatatattttcaaattaatgagcaaaaatattttatttttttatgttaattcttcaccaaaaccaaataaaaagtaGGGCAAAcgaaatcataaaattaaaaataatgataataagaaaGCACAAGTGGAATGGTTAAATTAATGGCCACTTGTTTTAATCATTTACAGATTGAGATGATTAGATCAGCACTCCAATCCAATAGGATTCTAGGGTTTGTAGGATTTGTAGGGCTTTCTCTCTTCGTCTGGTCAATTTCCGTCGATCCTCCGGATATGACAGAAGAAACGGAGTCGAGAAAAGAGGTATACTCGGTGTGGGGGATTCCGCCGGAGGAGGTGGGGGCGAGGGTGAAGAAGGTGATGGAGGGCCTGAGATCGGAGTTCGGGGGCCCAGCCTTCGAGCCCCACGTGACGGTGGTCGGCGCCATCAGTCTGACGGAGGCCGATGCGCTTCACAAGTTCAGGTCGGCGTGTGATGGCCTCAAAGCTTACGATGCCAGCGTGGATAGCGTCGCTACAGGAACCTTCTTCTACCAATGCGTATACCTGCTTTTGCATCCTATGCCTGAGGTAATTAGTCTGGCTTCTTAAATTTCCAATGCTTAATTATGGATCCCTTCATTATCTTGGCGTTGTTTTTAAGCTTTTCAATCCTATGGCCAAACTTAGGAGTTCACCATTTCATAGCACAGTTCTAGCTACCTGCGATGTGgggatgatgatccaaatgtgTTAATAGAATTGTTTTTCATCAAATGTACTACGATTTGCTGATATGGGGTTTCTGATTCCAGGTGGTGGAAGCTAGTGCACACTGCACTGGTCATTTTGGTTTCCGGAGCTCAACTCGTAAGTTCTATATACTCTTGCATTTATTTAAAGCttggttatttatttacttCTGGTTCTCCATGACTTGGCCATTGGAATAACTTTTACAGCCTTCTGAAAGTGAATAtgctatttcaaatttattt of the Vitis vinifera cultivar Pinot Noir 40024 chromosome 10, ASM3070453v1 genome contains:
- the LOC100246418 gene encoding oil body-associated protein 2B translates to MASSDKTPQGVPTSESHTPGTPMKAGQYVLDKGAQMLQSLKPVKQMKQHVCTFALYSHDMTRQIETHHYITRLNQDFLQCAVYDSDNSDAHLIGIEYIVSDRIFEALPPEEQKLWHSHAYEIKSGMWVNPGVPEMIQKPELENIAKSYGKFWCTWQVDRGDRLPLGAPALMMSPQAVNLGIVRPDLVQKRDDKYKISTDSLKPLRLEIPEPEWINPNADYWKQSFGKGFALDIEPTEMKLRAPFP
- the LOC109123258 gene encoding cyclic phosphodiesterase; amino-acid sequence: MVKLMATCFNHLQIEMIRSALQSNRILGFVGFVGLSLFVWSISVDPPDMTEETESRKEVYSVWGIPPEEVGARVKKVMEGLRSEFGGPAFEPHVTVVGAISLTEADALHKFRSACDGLKAYDASVDSVATGTFFYQCVYLLLHPMPEVVEASAHCTGHFGFRSSTPYMPHLSLLYGDLSEEDKKKAQEKAKVLDESIGSLNFTISCLALYKTDTEDKTLTSWEKVSECNLIPK